One Porphyromonas pogonae genomic region harbors:
- a CDS encoding BatD family protein: MVKRSHHILYGLFVLHLIACTALNAQVSFKVQAPPSVAMGERFQIVFVAEGGRGTDFNAPSFSGFDVLFGPAIATSSSIQIVNGRTSSSTSNSYTYTLMPQKEGVFNIGEASIRIKGDKYTTSPFKIKVLPSGAGSSASSSGGGNVNGAANTPSLNSNNLFYRAIVSKTKVYEQEAIAVTFKLFVNANIGIRQLEDLKMPEYDGFISQTVDDKDKSQLNLETYNGRNYRTAVIQQVILFPQKSGRLVIPAGMIELGLALPPDDDDIDPFFASPILVKRKLYTSPVAIDVQALPTAGKPSSFNGAVGSYGLKAEITSGEPKTNESLILRLTITGKGNIKLVSNPKVSFPSEFEVFDPKVENQLNVGGGSVTGTKTIEYYAVPRQTGKFTIPPIEFSYFDPTDARYKTIKSNPFELNVAKGKSSTSVISSSSNKEDVKLLNQDIRYLKKNQGKSTLDGLEFSRSNGYVAVYLLLLLISLIVLFVLRKQIALNADIVDLRHRKANKVAVKRLKQSDVYKRAGKEDEFYNEILQALWGYLGDKFKLPLSLLNRDNIRQALMEKGIDQETSGELLGIIDQAEFARYAPSGDKGAMDDLYSHTAEIIGKIENFKTK; the protein is encoded by the coding sequence ATGGTAAAGAGAAGTCATCACATATTATACGGTTTGTTCGTGTTGCATTTGATTGCCTGCACAGCATTGAATGCACAAGTTTCGTTCAAAGTACAGGCTCCCCCGAGTGTAGCCATGGGCGAAAGGTTTCAGATTGTTTTTGTTGCCGAGGGTGGTAGAGGTACAGATTTCAATGCACCCTCTTTCTCCGGTTTTGATGTCTTATTCGGACCGGCAATAGCCACAAGTTCCTCAATCCAGATTGTAAACGGTCGCACCTCTTCCAGCACAAGCAATAGCTATACCTATACGCTCATGCCGCAGAAAGAAGGTGTGTTCAATATCGGTGAAGCATCCATCCGTATCAAGGGTGATAAGTACACCACTTCACCATTCAAGATCAAAGTACTTCCCTCCGGTGCAGGTAGCTCGGCTTCGTCGTCAGGCGGAGGTAATGTCAATGGTGCAGCCAATACTCCTTCGCTCAATAGCAATAATCTCTTTTACCGAGCTATTGTAAGTAAGACCAAGGTATATGAGCAGGAAGCCATAGCAGTTACTTTCAAGCTCTTTGTCAATGCCAATATAGGCATACGCCAACTCGAAGACCTCAAAATGCCAGAGTACGATGGTTTCATCTCACAGACCGTAGATGATAAAGATAAATCACAACTCAATCTTGAGACATACAATGGGCGCAACTACAGAACGGCTGTAATACAGCAGGTGATTCTATTCCCTCAAAAATCAGGAAGACTTGTTATCCCTGCCGGTATGATAGAGTTAGGCCTTGCACTACCGCCCGATGATGATGATATAGATCCGTTCTTTGCCAGCCCCATACTCGTCAAAAGAAAACTGTATACTTCTCCTGTTGCTATTGATGTACAGGCTTTGCCCACGGCAGGCAAGCCGTCCAGTTTCAATGGTGCAGTAGGCTCTTACGGCTTGAAAGCCGAGATCACCAGCGGAGAGCCAAAAACCAATGAGTCGCTTATCTTAAGGCTTACTATTACAGGTAAAGGAAATATTAAATTAGTATCCAATCCTAAAGTAAGTTTCCCGTCAGAATTTGAAGTGTTTGATCCCAAAGTCGAAAATCAGCTCAATGTTGGTGGCGGAAGTGTTACGGGTACTAAGACTATAGAGTACTATGCCGTACCTCGACAAACCGGAAAATTCACCATACCACCGATTGAATTTTCTTATTTTGATCCTACCGACGCCAGATATAAAACGATCAAAAGCAATCCTTTCGAACTTAATGTGGCTAAGGGCAAAAGCTCTACAAGTGTGATTAGCTCTTCATCCAACAAGGAAGATGTAAAACTTCTCAATCAAGACATCCGCTATCTTAAGAAAAATCAGGGAAAGAGTACACTTGACGGATTAGAGTTTTCCCGTAGCAATGGCTATGTGGCTGTCTATTTGCTATTGCTGCTGATCAGTCTCATTGTCCTTTTTGTATTGAGAAAACAGATTGCCCTCAATGCCGATATTGTGGATCTCCGACACCGCAAGGCCAATAAGGTTGCAGTGAAGCGCCTCAAACAGTCTGATGTTTATAAAAGAGCAGGCAAGGAAGATGAGTTTTACAATGAAATACTCCAAGCTTTATGGGGTTATTTGGGTGATAAATTCAAGTTGCCACTATCACTCCTCAACAGGGATAATATCCGCCAGGCTTTGATGGAAAAAGGTATTGACCAAGAAACGTCAGGCGAACTTCTAGGCATTATAGATCAAGCGGAGTTTGCACGCTATGCACCTTCCGGAGACAAAGGAGCTATGGATGACCTTTACAGCCATACAGCTGAGATTATTGGTAAAATAGAAAATTTCAAAACAAAGTAA
- a CDS encoding phosphatase PAP2 family protein codes for MPLSFLDRFVQHEKELFEFLNSHHTPYWDAFMYLISNKWAWVGIIIAFLYFIFYKRATKEAVFLLIGMALCILICDQLSSHLAKPFFARLRPTHFPGVSDSVSVVYGYRGGKYGFFSGHASNFFAYALYTSLIYKNRLYTIIIFTITAIIAYSRIYLGVHFVSDIVVGMIVGLAVGYLVYRIYLWMRYMWITPYEKNTGKVFSHGIKLWNYSLILFMVFLLTVSAQIAQITGTFIEQPKLEYIKK; via the coding sequence ATGCCTTTAAGTTTTTTGGACCGATTTGTTCAGCATGAAAAAGAACTCTTTGAGTTTCTCAACAGCCACCACACCCCATATTGGGATGCTTTTATGTATCTTATCTCCAATAAGTGGGCTTGGGTGGGCATCATCATTGCATTTCTTTATTTTATTTTTTATAAAAGAGCAACGAAGGAAGCTGTATTTCTTCTCATCGGTATGGCTCTTTGCATCCTTATTTGTGACCAGCTGAGCTCTCATTTGGCCAAGCCGTTTTTTGCCCGCTTACGACCTACACATTTTCCCGGTGTAAGCGATAGTGTAAGCGTTGTATATGGATATAGAGGCGGTAAGTACGGTTTCTTTTCCGGACATGCCTCCAATTTCTTTGCATATGCTTTGTATACCTCACTTATTTATAAGAACAGACTTTATACCATTATTATCTTTACTATTACCGCTATTATAGCCTATAGTCGTATTTATTTGGGCGTACATTTTGTCTCGGATATTGTAGTAGGGATGATCGTTGGTTTGGCTGTAGGATATCTTGTATATCGTATTTATTTATGGATGCGTTATATGTGGATCACACCGTATGAGAAAAATACGGGAAAAGTATTCTCTCATGGTATTAAGTTGTGGAACTATTCCCTCATCCTATTTATGGTGTTTTTACTTACCGTGTCAGCTCAGATAGCTCAGATAACGGGTACTTTCATCGAACAGCCCAAACTGGAATACATCAAGAAGTAA
- a CDS encoding SH3 domain-containing protein gives MSNIHKYLISFIVLLCSYSIASAQDSLVIKPKSADTTSLEKTGDKALKEVNLQGDPVDLYNKKDYDSAAAIYEHLIQTKGGYSSYYYNLGNCFYRLGKMGPAILNYERALLLDPMDNDIKDNLRMAQLKTIDKITPGDTFFGNLWNTLSFSITLFTLNILGVVFFAVFLGGVVYYFLARTSGKKKLGFYIAVISLILCILFNMMGTHQRSQYTDAYNEAIIMEGRVSVRSTPDTNGTVVFNIHEGTKVKITGEEINNWYPIKIEDGKQGWLEKSYMEIINNNEPQ, from the coding sequence ATGTCAAATATTCATAAATATCTCATAAGTTTTATTGTTCTGCTGTGCAGCTATAGTATTGCTTCGGCTCAAGATTCACTTGTTATCAAACCCAAATCGGCAGACACTACCTCTCTGGAAAAGACAGGTGATAAAGCACTCAAAGAAGTCAATCTTCAAGGCGATCCTGTCGATCTCTACAATAAGAAGGACTATGACTCTGCTGCTGCCATTTATGAGCATCTCATCCAGACCAAAGGGGGGTATTCATCCTATTACTACAATCTTGGCAATTGTTTCTATCGGTTAGGTAAAATGGGTCCTGCAATACTCAACTATGAGAGAGCGCTTCTGCTTGATCCTATGGACAATGATATCAAGGACAACTTGCGCATGGCTCAACTCAAAACCATAGACAAGATTACTCCGGGCGATACTTTCTTCGGCAATCTGTGGAATACTCTTAGCTTTTCTATCACGCTATTTACCCTGAATATATTAGGTGTTGTTTTCTTTGCTGTTTTTCTGGGAGGAGTTGTATATTATTTTCTGGCTCGTACTTCTGGTAAAAAGAAACTTGGTTTTTATATCGCTGTTATCAGCCTCATTCTTTGCATCCTATTCAATATGATGGGTACGCACCAAAGATCACAATATACCGATGCTTACAATGAAGCCATTATCATGGAGGGTAGGGTGAGTGTACGCAGCACGCCTGACACCAATGGTACTGTAGTATTCAATATACACGAAGGTACCAAAGTAAAGATCACGGGCGAGGAGATCAATAATTGGTATCCTATTAAAATAGAAGACGGTAAGCAGGGCTGGTTGGAAAAATCCTATATGGAAATTATCAATAATAACGAACCTCAATAA